From the bacterium genome, the window ATAATATCCCCATTGTGGATTTCTCTAATTGCCTGAATAATTATAGTTAATTCCATAACGCTTTACAAAATGTATGTGTTTAGATAATCTTAAGGAAAACTTTATAAAATTATGAATTTTGAATGTTGAATTTTGAATTAAAAGGGAAAAAATTTTATAAAACTTAACCTTTTTCAATTCAAAATTCAAAATTTAGAATTCAAAATTTCTTAAAAGGTGGATGAATTTTTAACAGATAAACACAACCCTATCTATTTTTGCACTAAGTAATGGAAGATACTATAAATTTAGGAGGATATTTTAATGATTAATGAGCAAATTCTCAGACAAATCGTAGAACGTTTAACCAATAACTTTCATCTCCAGCAAATTATTCTTTTTGGTTCACAATCCCGTCAAACCGCTGACGAACATAGTGATGTAGATATTTTGGTTATCTGCTCCATCAAGGGTAGCCATCGAGCTTTAATGGTAGATATGGATAGAACATTAAAAGGGTTAGGTATAGCCAGAGATATTATTGTACTATCTCCTGAGGAATTTGAACGAGACCGTCAAATTCCAGGGACTGTGGCACGACCTGCCTGGTTGGAAGGGAAGGTTCTTTATGAACGAGCTTAGTCAAGAGGTGTTCCAAAAAGACAATTCGTTTCTGGCTCTTTAATGAGGAAGCTTAAACACATATTAAGGAGCTAAACACATACATTTTTTGAAAGAATATGATAGACGAGGCTTAAAAGAATAAATTCCCTTAAATGTGAGCTATAGGATTTTAGTTTAAAATCGCCGCTAGCAAGGGATGAAAATATGGAAGATGCCTCATTATGTGAAAATAGTTTTGCTTGATGAGAGAGCTTTTTGTAATACCAATCCTTCATTGTTTCATCCTTTATCCCATCCTTTATTGAAAATATCTCCCTCATCCTCTTCTCTATCATAAATAAAATGCGATGGGGGGAATCACCATAAGAGAGAAGGCTATGGCAGATAGATATAGCATTTATTTTTCTTTCTCCTATTGCATCAAGCAAGTCAAAGATGTTTTTACTTTCGCCTCCGAAAAGAATGGGAAGGATATCATTGTCAGAAAGCTCTTTCTTGGAACAATAGAGGGTTATTTTTTCGATTTCTCCTATAAGGAAGGATGTATCAGGGCCTATGGTTTCAAGCATAAGCTCTAGAGCAGATTCCTTTATCGTCCTTCCCTTTTCCCTGAACCTCTCCCTTATCCAAAATTTAAGATTATTAAAATGTAGCTTTGGAAAGGCTACAATAGGTATAGAATAAGAAATGTCTACCTTTTTAAGAGAGATAATGATGGTAATAGATGGGCTTGGATTTTTGATATATTTTGCGATAATCTCCCTCTCTTTTATGGAAGGCTCTTTTAGGACAACAATCCTATTCTCTCCAAATATATCGCCAGAAAGAATCTCTTTTAAATTCTTATTATCATTAAACACAATAAGGCTCGCTTTTCTTTTATCTTTTATCCTAAAAATTGCATCCCTTTTAAGGCCCTCTTCTTCTCCCACAAACAAATACCCAGTGGCAATCTTTTCCCTATTTATCTCCTTTAATAAATCTTCGTAGCTCATTACAAATAGACCTTGAGATTCTGTTTAAAAGCCCCCCTCTTTCCTTTTCTTCATCTTCTGAATATATTATTGCCTCAGTTAGCCTTTTCTTTAGAATTGAATTATTTCGGTAAAACACCTCAAACTCAATATCCATCCTTATTCTAAATTCTATTATCTCCTTTTTTTCTGTCCAGGCAAGCGGGGTTTTTTTGTAATCTACAATCCTTCCAGAAAGGATTAGCTCTGCCTTTTCTCTATCTTCTATCTTAAAATTCCCATCCTTCATTATCTCATCAACCATTGCCATATTAAGCTTCTCAGAAAGCCCGTATTCCTTTGTTTCATTATAAAAAAGGGAAACAAAGATTGTTTTTTGTTCTGTTTTTGGAAGGGTAGCACAGCTTAAAAGGAATAGTAGAGAGTAGAGAGTAGAGAGTAGAGAGATAAAAACATTCCACATTCCCTTATCGTCCATTTTCAAGCCTTTTTATAAGGTATTCTGGAAGCCCCACCTGCCTCATAAGCCTCTGGGTTCTTTTTATGTTATAAGGGATGCGAAAGAGCTTAAATTCTTTATTGTTAACTATTCCAAAGCTTGCCTTTGGAATATAATCCCTTGGCTGACCAACCGAGCCAGGGTTTATGATGCTCCTTTTTTTAAGCTTAATTACCTCATCCTCCATAAGATACTTTCCTTGAATGCTATTGTTTTCAACAAAAAAGCAGGAGGGAACATGGGTATGGCCAATAAATAGAATTTCATCCTTTAATAAACCAAGGCTTTCCCCTGCCTCTTTTTCCTTAAATATATACTCATCTGTATAATCCCTTAAAGAGCCATGGACAAAGATAAAATTGCTTTGTTTTCCCCTTAAGGGAAGGGATAAAAGCCATTCCTTGTTTTCTGAGCTAAGGTTTCTCTGAGTCCACTCAATAGCCTCCCTGGCATATGGATTGAACCAGTTTATGTCCTTTTTTCCAACCGCCGCAATATCATGGTTTCCAGCAATAACAAGGGGATTAAGCTTCCTTACATACTCACAACATTCATTTGGACAGGGTCCATATCCCACAATATCTCCCAATACAATTGTCTTATCAACCTTAGAAAGATAGGGTATAACAGCAAGGAGGGCTTCAAGGTTTCCATGAATATCTGAAATTATTCCATATTGCATTATAAAATAATAGCAATTTTTCTTGTAAAAAATCAAAGATTTAGTTAAAATTATATAAAATTTATCGTATGTGTTTAAGCTAATCTTTATAAAATTTTGAATGTTGAATTTTGAATTAAAAGGGGAAAAATTTTATAAAACTTAACCTTCAATTCAAAATTTAGAATTCAAAATTTCTTAAAAGGTGGATGAATTTTGAAAAACTTTAGGAAATGATTGTTATAGTCAATTATGGTGTAGGAAACCTTTATTCTGTAAAAAAGGCATTTGAGATCTTTGATAAAAATATCATTATTTCTAATAAGCCTTGGGATATTCAAAGGGCTGATAAGATTGTCCTCCCTGGGGTTGGACACTTCAAGGATGTTATGGAGGCTATAAAAAACCTGGGGCTTTTTGAAGCCTTAATTGAGGCGGGAAAGAATAAGCCCATTTTAGGGATATGCCTTGGAATGCAAGTGCTATTTGAGGAAAGCAGAGAGGGAGATACACAAGGGCTATCTATTTTAAAAGGAAGGGTTATCCGCTTTCCTAATATCATAAAGGTTCCCCATAT encodes:
- a CDS encoding LptE family protein, coding for MDDKGMWNVFISLLSTLYSLLFLLSCATLPKTEQKTIFVSLFYNETKEYGLSEKLNMAMVDEIMKDGNFKIEDREKAELILSGRIVDYKKTPLAWTEKKEIIEFRIRMDIEFEVFYRNNSILKKRLTEAIIYSEDEEKERGGLLNRISRSICNELRRFIKGDK
- a CDS encoding nucleotidyltransferase domain-containing protein, encoding MINEQILRQIVERLTNNFHLQQIILFGSQSRQTADEHSDVDILVICSIKGSHRALMVDMDRTLKGLGIARDIIVLSPEEFERDRQIPGTVARPAWLEGKVLYERA
- the hisH gene encoding imidazole glycerol phosphate synthase subunit HisH, translating into MIVIVNYGVGNLYSVKKAFEIFDKNIIISNKPWDIQRADKIVLPGVGHFKDVMEAIKNLGLFEALIEAGKNKPILGICLGMQVLFEESREGDTQGLSILKGRVIRFPNIIKVPHIGWNRVRFSSHPIFQGIPENPWFYFIHSYYPVPEEDVIIGRTNYGDIEFASAVSCDNIVGFQFHPEKSSEIGLGLIENFVRWK
- a CDS encoding metallophosphoesterase family protein, which gives rise to MQYGIISDIHGNLEALLAVIPYLSKVDKTIVLGDIVGYGPCPNECCEYVRKLNPLVIAGNHDIAAVGKKDINWFNPYAREAIEWTQRNLSSENKEWLLSLPLRGKQSNFIFVHGSLRDYTDEYIFKEKEAGESLGLLKDEILFIGHTHVPSCFFVENNSIQGKYLMEDEVIKLKKRSIINPGSVGQPRDYIPKASFGIVNNKEFKLFRIPYNIKRTQRLMRQVGLPEYLIKRLENGR
- the holA gene encoding DNA polymerase III subunit delta, translating into MSYEDLLKEINREKIATGYLFVGEEEGLKRDAIFRIKDKRKASLIVFNDNKNLKEILSGDIFGENRIVVLKEPSIKEREIIAKYIKNPSPSITIIISLKKVDISYSIPIVAFPKLHFNNLKFWIRERFREKGRTIKESALELMLETIGPDTSFLIGEIEKITLYCSKKELSDNDILPILFGGESKNIFDLLDAIGERKINAISICHSLLSYGDSPHRILFMIEKRMREIFSIKDGIKDETMKDWYYKKLSHQAKLFSHNEASSIFSSLASGDFKLKSYSSHLREFILLSLVYHILSKNVCV